A stretch of Arachis hypogaea cultivar Tifrunner chromosome 15, arahy.Tifrunner.gnm2.J5K5, whole genome shotgun sequence DNA encodes these proteins:
- the LOC112749015 gene encoding protein FAR-RED IMPAIRED RESPONSE 1-like has protein sequence MKEQNSNFFYDIFLYSDNSLNHAFWADARSRAAYEYFGDVVSFDTTYKLNKYEMPVAAFVGVNHHGRSCLFGCALLGNEETESFEWLMQTFIKCMEKTPDGILTNQCGAMATAIRNVMPNTRHRLCIWHITRKIPHKLGKLSRYEEIKATMHGIIWESHSRETFESSWYDFVEEYTLHDNNWLNEHEFWAGMRSTQWSESMHSFFDKYLTCRRSLIQFVHQYDNCLANKEQQELECDAADNRGLIPCVSNFPIEKQLQYEYTNGIFRNVQAEFIKKCDCNLSPRVVKDNQYFYEETQQKIIKGMSFYSEYEVVFCPISHQVRCNCFRFESYGILCCHVLSVLSQCRVDKVNSSYILSRWSKNVYRKHTHIRSSHDSRRSNESMNIFRGLCVDFYNVAQDFVHDKEEADILRSAFASAKVALTEHRAKHSESVCTSECPDGLNALRSPPHVVPRGRPSFKRLEVDVDRKIKNGTKKLRASSKHTKKVAAVEGDKHLNKATERRITASKHPKDFAHIEEDCFTHNTFSCILEHFHHAKNTQMDSLILKLGGIYNIVEFVLEPFYSCALL, from the exons ATGAAAGAGCAGAACTCGAATTTCTTCTATGACATTTTTCTCTATAGTGACAATAGTCTCAATCATGCATTTTGGGCGGATGCTCGATCAAGAGCTGCTTACGAGTATTTTGGTGACGTGGTGTCATTTGACACCACATACAAACTCAACAA ATATGAGATGCCAGTTGCAGCATTTGTGGGTGTTAATCACCACGGAAGGTCATGTCTTTTCGGGTGTGCTTTATTAGGCAACGAAGAGACTGAGTCCTTTGAATGGCTCATGCAAACATTTATAAAATGTATGGAAAAAACACCAGATGGAATCTTAACTAACCAATGCGGGGCCATGGCAACAGCCATTCGAAATGTCATGCCAAACACTAGGCATAGATTGTGCATTTGGCACATCACAAGGAAGATACCCCATAAACTTGGAAAGTTGAGCCGATATGAGGAAATTAAAGCTACAATGCATGGGATTATTTGGGAGTCTCATTCGCGAGAAACGTTTGAAAGTTCATGGTATGACTTCGTTGAAGAGTACACCCTTCATGACAACAATTGGCTTAATG AGCATGAATTTTGGGCTGGCATGAGGAGTACACAATGGAGTGAGAGCATGCATTCTTTCTTTGATAAGTACCTAACGTGTAGGAGAAGTTTAATTCAATTTGTGCACCAGTATGACAATTGTCTTGCAAATAAGGAACAACAGGAGTTGGAATGCGATGCAGCAGACAATAGGGGCCTGATCCCATGTGTATCGAACTTTCCTATTGAGAAGCAGCTTCAATATGAGTACACCAACGGCATATTTCGCAATGTTCAAGCCGAATTTATCAAAAAGTGTGACTGCAACCTGTCTCCAAGGGTAGTGAAGGACAACCAATACTTCTATGAAGAGACTCAACAGAAGATAATTAAGGGGATGTCTTTTTACAGCGAGTATGAAGTTGTGTTTTGTCCTATTTCGCACCAGGTTAGGTGCAACTGCTTCAGGTTTGAGTCATATGGTATCCTCTGTTGCCATGTCCTATCGGTTTTATCCCAATGTAGGGTTGACAAGGTAAACTCGTCGTATATACTATCTCGGTGGAGCAAGAATGTTTATCGTAAGCACACTCATATTAGAAGTAGTCACGACTCACGACGCTCTAATGAAAGCATGAATATATTTAGGGGACTATGTGTTGACTTCTACAATGTGGCCCAAGACTTTGTGCATGACAAGGAGGAGGCTGATATATTGCGTTCCGCTTTTGCAAGTGCTAAAGTGGCACTTACCGAGCATCGGGCAAAACATTCAGAAAGCGTATGCACAAGTGAGTGTCCTGATGGATTAAATGCTTTGCGGAGCCCTCCTCATGTGGTACCTAGGGGGCGCCCAAGCTTCAAGAGACTCGAGGTGGATGTGGACCGAAAAATTAAGAATGGTACTAAGAAACTTCGAGCTAGTAGTAAACATACAAAG AAAGTTGCAGCTGTTGAAGGAGACAAACATTTAAACAAGGCCACCGAGAGACGCATTACTGCTAGCAAACACCCTAAG GATTTTGCTCATATTGAAGAAGACTGTTTCACCCACAACACCTTTTCTTGTATTCTTGAACATTTTCATCATGCAAAAAATACGCAAATGGATTCCTTAATCCTTAAGCTCGGGGGAATTTAcaacattgttgaatttgttctAGAACCCTTCTATTCAT GCGCACTCTTATAG